In one Spirochaetaceae bacterium genomic region, the following are encoded:
- the tsaE gene encoding tRNA (adenosine(37)-N6)-threonylcarbamoyltransferase complex ATPase subunit type 1 TsaE has product MLLSSSEQLEELAIDFAKNLNGGEIVALYGGLGAGKTSFVRAACKALGVQRVTSPSYGLINIYTDGKFKIAHLDLYRLSSLEEFLMIGGDEVIKNHLSFIEWPELIKDELTHCINITIEIAGDNGRKVTIDEHFSH; this is encoded by the coding sequence ATGCTATTATCAAGCAGTGAGCAGCTGGAAGAATTGGCCATTGATTTTGCTAAAAATTTAAATGGCGGCGAAATTGTTGCTTTGTATGGTGGCTTAGGAGCCGGTAAAACCAGCTTTGTACGGGCGGCTTGTAAAGCTTTAGGAGTACAAAGGGTAACCAGCCCCAGTTATGGCCTCATTAATATTTATACCGATGGCAAATTTAAAATTGCTCACCTCGATTTGTACCGCTTAAGCAGCCTTGAGGAGTTTTTAATGATTGGCGGTGATGAGGTGATTAAAAACCACCTAAGTTTTATCGAGTGGCCCGAACTGATTAAAGATGAATTAACCCATTGTATAAATATAACTATCGAAATTGCCGGCGATAACGGCCGTAAGGTAACTATAGATGAACATTTTAGCCATTGA
- a CDS encoding metal ABC transporter ATP-binding protein produces MNGSCTTFINNLSLYEHGKVILKDVSLRLHCGAISALVGPNGAGKSSLLRSLIGEVKHSGQITFNGKKNLPRIGYVPQKLAFGHDNPCNVLDLFLLTYHKMPIFLLNSKKCRPKVEEALSKVAAAGLIDRPLEALSGGELRRVFLALALMNEPELLLLDEPSTGLDKNGSELFYQLIALVQKEYHLSILMVSHDFNLVKQYANYVFLLNDGRLINEGKPEQLFKSDEFNKLFGKAVP; encoded by the coding sequence ATGAACGGCAGCTGCACCACCTTTATTAACAACCTATCACTTTATGAGCATGGTAAAGTTATCCTTAAAGATGTTAGCTTACGGCTGCACTGCGGCGCTATTTCGGCGTTAGTTGGTCCTAACGGGGCCGGTAAAAGCAGCCTGCTGCGCAGTTTAATCGGCGAAGTAAAACACAGCGGGCAAATTACCTTTAACGGCAAAAAAAACTTACCGCGTATTGGTTATGTGCCGCAAAAACTAGCTTTTGGCCACGATAACCCCTGTAATGTGCTGGATTTATTTTTGCTTACCTACCATAAAATGCCCATTTTTTTGCTTAACAGCAAAAAGTGCCGGCCTAAAGTTGAAGAAGCCCTTAGTAAAGTGGCGGCGGCCGGTTTAATTGACAGACCGCTTGAGGCCCTGTCGGGCGGCGAGCTGCGGCGTGTCTTTTTGGCTTTAGCCCTGATGAACGAGCCCGAACTTTTACTGCTTGACGAACCGTCCACCGGCCTTGATAAAAACGGCAGCGAGTTATTTTACCAGTTAATTGCTTTGGTACAAAAAGAATACCACTTATCTATTTTGATGGTGTCGCACGATTTTAATTTGGTTAAACAATACGCTAATTATGTTTTTTTATTAAATGATGGCCGCTTAATTAATGAAGGTAAGCCGGAGCAACTTTTTAAGAGTGATGAATTTAATAAGTTATTTGGTAAGGCAGTCCCTTAA
- a CDS encoding KH domain-containing protein, with translation MQRELIEFIAKELALQPEAVTITESRNEDGALLKLFLTKDDLGRVIGKHGRTAKAIRTLLAAQNNPDSERVILQIDS, from the coding sequence ATGCAAAGAGAATTAATCGAATTTATTGCTAAAGAGCTAGCTTTGCAGCCCGAAGCCGTAACTATAACCGAAAGCCGCAACGAAGACGGGGCGCTGCTTAAACTCTTTTTAACTAAAGATGATTTAGGACGGGTGATTGGCAAACATGGCCGTACCGCCAAAGCTATCCGCACTTTATTGGCGGCGCAAAATAATCCCGACAGCGAACGCGTCATCTTGCAAATTGATAGCTAA
- a CDS encoding pyridoxamine kinase: MTPPFKVLAMHDLCGYGRSSLSAVSTILPSLNCQVCPLPTALLAHHFGFSVLPSVLNLGDELKKFIPLWQELNLKFDAFYSGYLASPDQVAIAESYIDSFKPGFIFVDPVLGDNGALYHGFDDNQVSAMKKLIGRAAAASPNLTEAAFLLGREVKLAVTEEEAKEMLLALHKLGVKQIVLTGSHHAGDNHITSYAYDSGTGQFFRVSTPYINFEHSLHGTGDSFASILVGRLLQGLTFERAVKQAASYLYKCAKLAKEYNLELCLEPALPSLMQGDEECDFKVI, encoded by the coding sequence ATGACTCCTCCCTTTAAAGTATTGGCCATGCACGATTTGTGTGGTTATGGCCGTTCCAGCTTATCGGCAGTTAGTACGATTTTACCCAGTTTAAATTGCCAAGTTTGTCCGTTGCCAACGGCTTTACTGGCCCATCACTTTGGTTTTAGCGTGCTGCCATCGGTGCTTAATTTGGGTGATGAGCTAAAAAAGTTTATTCCTTTGTGGCAAGAACTTAACTTAAAGTTTGATGCTTTTTATTCGGGGTACCTTGCCAGCCCCGACCAAGTAGCCATCGCCGAAAGTTATATCGATAGCTTTAAACCCGGTTTTATTTTTGTCGACCCGGTACTGGGAGACAACGGCGCGCTCTATCATGGTTTTGACGATAACCAAGTTTCTGCTATGAAAAAACTTATCGGACGTGCGGCGGCGGCTTCACCTAACTTAACGGAAGCGGCTTTCTTATTGGGCCGTGAAGTAAAACTAGCCGTTACTGAGGAAGAAGCTAAAGAGATGTTGTTGGCCCTGCACAAATTAGGGGTTAAACAAATCGTTTTAACCGGCAGCCATCACGCTGGGGATAACCACATTACCAGTTACGCTTACGATAGCGGTACAGGCCAATTCTTTCGTGTAAGTACTCCTTATATAAATTTTGAGCATTCTTTACATGGCACCGGCGACAGTTTTGCCAGCATCTTAGTGGGCCGTCTTTTACAGGGATTAACTTTTGAAAGGGCCGTTAAACAAGCCGCCAGCTATCTTTATAAATGCGCTAAACTGGCTAAAGAGTATAACCTTGAGCTTTGCCTAGAGCCGGCTTTGCCCAGCTTAATGCAAGGCGACGAAGAATGTGATTTTAAGGTAATTTAA
- the rpsP gene encoding 30S ribosomal protein S16, translated as MVKIRLKRFGAPKRPYYRIVAVDARKPRDGEVLDELGYYKPVEKVDTFKVNTELAQKWLGQGAQLTPTVKDLFRKNKITL; from the coding sequence GTGGTAAAGATAAGATTAAAACGTTTTGGTGCACCTAAAAGGCCTTATTATAGGATTGTAGCTGTAGATGCCCGCAAGCCGCGCGATGGCGAAGTGTTAGATGAGCTTGGTTATTACAAGCCGGTAGAAAAGGTGGATACTTTTAAAGTAAATACCGAACTGGCCCAAAAATGGCTGGGGCAAGGGGCGCAGCTTACCCCAACGGTTAAAGATTTATTCCGTAAAAATAAAATTACTTTATAG
- the tsaB gene encoding tRNA (adenosine(37)-N6)-threonylcarbamoyltransferase complex dimerization subunit type 1 TsaB, which produces MNILAIETAGEVLSLACLYNNKIYELSYNVGFKHIELLLPAIDLLFNEARLDINQINLLAISSGPGSFTALRVGYSSVKGLALAKNIPIVSVPTLPAYASSLRNQEVLVVFDGRKNRFYAELFINNNSIYGPMDITLDDLIIKLKAYPNVIITGPAAPLLNLNYEIDENYNSPKAKFLIPLAQEIYQECGADADSAGPNYLRLSDAELALQPAKAHNL; this is translated from the coding sequence ATGAACATTTTAGCCATTGAAACCGCTGGTGAGGTGCTCTCTCTAGCTTGTTTGTATAATAATAAAATTTATGAGCTAAGTTATAATGTGGGTTTTAAGCATATCGAGCTGCTTCTGCCGGCCATCGATTTACTTTTTAATGAGGCTCGGCTGGATATTAACCAGATTAATTTATTGGCCATCAGCAGCGGGCCGGGTAGCTTTACTGCCTTGCGGGTTGGTTATAGCAGTGTTAAAGGCTTGGCTTTGGCTAAAAATATCCCTATTGTTAGCGTGCCAACTTTACCGGCTTATGCAAGTTCGCTTCGTAATCAAGAAGTGCTGGTGGTATTTGATGGCCGTAAAAATCGTTTTTATGCCGAATTGTTTATTAATAATAATTCAATTTACGGCCCAATGGATATTACTTTAGATGATTTAATAATTAAACTTAAAGCTTACCCTAATGTTATTATCACCGGCCCGGCGGCTCCGCTTTTAAATTTAAATTATGAGATAGATGAAAATTATAATAGCCCTAAGGCTAAATTTTTAATACCTTTAGCGCAAGAGATTTATCAAGAGTGCGGAGCCGATGCCGATAGCGCCGGCCCCAATTATTTACGGCTTAGTGATGCCGAGTTAGCTTTGCAGCCGGCTAAAGCGCATAATCTTTAG
- a CDS encoding 6-carboxytetrahydropterin synthase, whose amino-acid sequence MNDLYTSIINLDFQYAHRFMNWPCEAKHLHGHSGLLTIELEDKVDPVTGFAHACKEGVKKAWEVLDHFHHASLFQEGDPLLEAVLATYKKEGIINDPKYCVPLKKIDNPLAWSYPEYRIVVTKKVSTCENLCELFYELLKDKMPIKKITMRSSAMNAASKTFK is encoded by the coding sequence ATGAACGATTTGTACACCTCAATTATTAACCTCGATTTTCAGTATGCTCACCGCTTTATGAACTGGCCGTGCGAGGCCAAGCACCTGCATGGGCATTCGGGCCTGTTAACCATCGAGCTGGAAGACAAAGTAGACCCGGTAACCGGTTTTGCTCATGCTTGTAAAGAAGGCGTTAAAAAAGCGTGGGAGGTGCTCGACCACTTTCACCATGCCTCGTTGTTTCAGGAAGGCGACCCTCTTTTAGAGGCTGTTTTAGCCACTTACAAAAAGGAAGGCATTATTAACGACCCTAAATATTGTGTGCCTCTTAAAAAAATTGATAACCCTTTAGCTTGGTCTTACCCCGAGTACAGGATTGTGGTTACCAAAAAAGTTTCTACCTGCGAAAATTTATGCGAGCTTTTTTATGAATTGCTTAAAGATAAAATGCCGATTAAAAAAATTACCATGCGCTCATCGGCCATGAATGCGGCTAGTAAAACTTTTAAGTAG
- the pyrR gene encoding bifunctional pyr operon transcriptional regulator/uracil phosphoribosyltransferase PyrR yields the protein MKKVILDKDDVNVIIERLAIDVYQHIARKHNNLAFIGIQSRGDKIALRLKQLIEAKHKRVGNNYGEIPLGILNINFYRDDLKKNSEAPLVNDFKIDFDITGKHVVLVDDVFYTGRTVRAALDAIFDKGRPAKISMLTLIKRPGRELPVLPEFVGLDLRVGDGEYVKVELTEVEGEDKVTVFDRPN from the coding sequence GTGAAAAAAGTAATTTTGGATAAAGATGATGTTAATGTCATCATCGAGCGTTTGGCTATCGATGTTTACCAACATATAGCTCGCAAGCACAACAATTTAGCTTTTATCGGCATTCAAAGCAGGGGCGATAAGATTGCCTTGCGCTTAAAGCAGCTTATCGAAGCTAAGCATAAAAGAGTTGGTAATAATTATGGCGAAATCCCACTGGGGATACTTAATATTAATTTTTACCGAGATGATTTAAAGAAAAATTCTGAAGCGCCATTGGTAAACGATTTTAAAATAGATTTTGATATAACCGGTAAGCATGTGGTGCTTGTAGACGATGTTTTTTATACCGGCCGTACCGTCCGGGCCGCTTTAGATGCCATTTTTGATAAAGGCCGGCCGGCTAAAATTAGTATGCTTACTTTAATTAAACGGCCGGGCCGCGAACTGCCTGTTTTACCGGAGTTTGTTGGGCTTGATTTGCGGGTGGGTGATGGCGAATATGTTAAGGTAGAGCTTACTGAGGTGGAAGGCGAAGATAAAGTAACCGTCTTTGATAGGCCAAACTAA
- the trmD gene encoding tRNA (guanosine(37)-N1)-methyltransferase TrmD — MKITLLSLFPEIIEPYFTSSIAKRAITKGALSYNNINIRNYATDKHKKCDDHPFGGGAGMVFKPEPLGRAIEAHKTAGSYIVYPTPSGRLFNQAAAVRLSQQSELILICGRYEGIDQRIIDCYVDEEMSIGNYVMASGELAGLVIVDSIMRLLEGVINEQSLAEESFNDDLLEYPHYTRPEDWRGHKVPEVLLSGNHHEIKKWRFAKSMAKTLANRGEIVHNEAIIKKD, encoded by the coding sequence TTGAAAATTACGTTACTTTCACTCTTTCCCGAAATCATCGAGCCGTACTTTACCAGCTCTATCGCTAAACGGGCCATAACTAAGGGAGCTTTAAGTTATAACAATATAAATATTCGTAACTATGCTACCGATAAGCATAAAAAATGCGATGACCACCCTTTTGGCGGCGGGGCCGGCATGGTTTTTAAACCCGAACCGCTGGGCCGGGCCATCGAGGCGCACAAAACGGCCGGCAGTTACATCGTCTACCCTACACCTTCGGGACGGCTTTTTAATCAAGCCGCTGCCGTTAGGTTAAGCCAGCAGAGCGAGCTTATCTTGATTTGCGGCAGATACGAGGGGATTGACCAACGCATTATAGATTGTTACGTAGATGAAGAAATGAGTATTGGTAACTATGTAATGGCAAGCGGCGAGCTGGCCGGCCTTGTGATTGTAGATAGTATAATGCGGCTGCTGGAGGGAGTGATTAACGAACAAAGTCTTGCAGAAGAAAGCTTTAACGATGATTTACTCGAGTACCCGCACTACACCCGCCCCGAAGACTGGCGCGGTCATAAAGTGCCGGAGGTGTTGTTAAGCGGCAATCACCACGAAATAAAAAAGTGGCGATTTGCAAAAAGTATGGCCAAAACCCTTGCCAATCGTGGGGAAATTGTGCATAATGAAGCGATAATAAAAAAGGATTGA
- the ffh gene encoding signal recognition particle protein — protein sequence MFDKLQNTFSEIGRSLSGKARISDKNIEESIEQIKTALLEADVNLRVVRRFINAVSEEAMGERVLKGINPGQQFIKILYDRLVKLLGDEQVKLNLKNPDVTSVIVMLGLQGSGKTTSSGKLAGLLKKEGRRPLLVAADLSRPAAVEQLQTLGAQLEVPVFTEETHVIKRIKAALKYAAKHQYNVVIIDTAGRLQIDEALMAELKELIDIAKPDEKLLVADAMTGQNAAAIAKSFNEQVGITGVILSKYDSDTRGGAALSIKSVTERPIKYVGVGEKLDNLEPFYPDRVASRILGMGDIVSLVERAQEVVDTEDALKMQAKLMSKTFSLADYLEQIAQLKKMGKAGELAKMLPGVKAEDIEANFNEKQISREEAIILSMTLKERNNPLILNPSRRKRIAKGSGATIVEVNRFLNRFEKMKLQMKKLTKNKEYQAQLMQGLGKGV from the coding sequence ATGTTTGATAAATTGCAAAACACCTTTAGTGAGATAGGCCGTAGCCTTAGCGGCAAGGCCCGTATCTCCGATAAAAATATTGAAGAAAGCATCGAGCAAATTAAAACCGCCTTGCTCGAGGCCGATGTAAATTTGCGCGTGGTGCGCCGTTTTATTAATGCCGTTAGCGAAGAGGCTATGGGCGAACGAGTGCTTAAAGGAATTAATCCCGGCCAGCAATTCATTAAAATTCTTTACGACCGTTTAGTTAAATTACTCGGCGATGAGCAAGTTAAACTTAATTTAAAAAACCCCGATGTAACCTCGGTCATCGTTATGCTGGGGCTGCAAGGCAGCGGTAAAACCACCAGCAGCGGTAAGCTGGCCGGGCTTTTAAAAAAAGAAGGCCGCCGGCCGTTATTGGTAGCGGCCGATTTAAGCCGCCCCGCCGCCGTAGAGCAGCTGCAAACGTTGGGCGCCCAGCTTGAGGTACCGGTTTTTACCGAAGAAACCCATGTTATTAAACGCATTAAAGCGGCTTTAAAATACGCCGCTAAACATCAATATAATGTGGTAATTATCGATACCGCCGGCCGTTTGCAAATTGATGAGGCCTTAATGGCCGAACTTAAAGAACTTATCGACATCGCAAAGCCCGATGAAAAACTACTGGTTGCCGATGCCATGACCGGCCAAAACGCCGCCGCCATCGCCAAAAGTTTTAACGAGCAGGTAGGCATTACCGGGGTTATTTTAAGTAAGTACGATAGCGATACGCGCGGCGGTGCCGCCCTCAGTATTAAAAGCGTTACCGAAAGGCCGATTAAATATGTGGGTGTGGGCGAAAAGCTGGATAACCTCGAGCCGTTTTACCCCGACCGCGTGGCCAGCCGTATACTGGGTATGGGCGATATTGTTAGCCTTGTGGAGCGCGCCCAAGAGGTGGTGGACACCGAAGACGCCTTAAAAATGCAAGCTAAGCTTATGAGTAAAACTTTTAGCTTAGCCGATTACCTTGAACAAATCGCCCAGCTTAAAAAGATGGGCAAAGCCGGCGAACTGGCCAAGATGTTGCCCGGCGTTAAAGCCGAAGACATTGAAGCCAATTTTAACGAAAAACAAATTAGCCGCGAAGAAGCCATTATTTTAAGTATGACCTTAAAAGAACGCAATAATCCGCTTATTTTAAACCCTAGCCGCCGTAAACGGATTGCTAAGGGCAGCGGCGCCACGATTGTGGAAGTAAACCGTTTTTTAAACCGCTTCGAGAAAATGAAGCTGCAAATGAAAAAATTAACTAAAAATAAAGAGTATCAAGCCCAACTAATGCAAGGGCTTGGGAAAGGAGTTTAA
- the rplS gene encoding 50S ribosomal protein L19, which yields MDLIKQVEAKQLKDEAENFSIGDTVKVHFKIVEGKTERVQIYEGTVIAKNNGGISRTFTVRKLSFGVGVEKIFPLHSPRLEKVELVQRGRVRRAKLYYLRDRVGKATNVKQLVQKRVKVAGN from the coding sequence ATGGATTTAATTAAACAAGTAGAAGCTAAACAACTTAAAGATGAGGCCGAAAATTTTAGCATTGGTGATACCGTTAAGGTGCACTTTAAAATTGTTGAAGGCAAAACCGAGCGCGTGCAAATTTATGAAGGTACAGTAATTGCTAAAAATAACGGCGGGATTAGCCGCACCTTTACCGTACGCAAATTAAGTTTTGGCGTTGGTGTGGAAAAGATTTTCCCGCTGCATAGCCCGCGCCTAGAAAAGGTAGAGCTGGTACAGCGCGGCCGTGTGCGCCGAGCTAAGTTATATTATTTGCGCGACCGCGTAGGTAAAGCTACCAACGTTAAGCAATTAGTGCAAAAACGCGTTAAAGTAGCCGGTAATTAA
- the fliD gene encoding flagellar filament capping protein FliD: MSNTMPIPGAAGSRFAPLIEALYEQELVRRRPLEQRLETSQHRQQAWFETNRNLTNLRSGLSRLQGFESIFGDRIVNNANENALSVMVRRHTTPAEIEFEVFQRAEADRFYSNELELNHHFNAGSYTFLVGEAEINVGFAGGNINEFVQAINAAEPDLLRASVLRTSLNRNTLFLESQLVGRDNILDFRGDARPLAFDIGLITDRIEGRYQVVSDTNGGLRVGSDLDLSRNLRLQQGRIVNVALSGEAPNMLREGAFIELDYRVRPRPEGFMRTAGQPDNQAQAVREGRLARPGEVDRVVIPEISGQVTIFAQVDGRLFELAGLSESSDFTTIQLDLGQLEGRLENIILANTNTAYEVETQNINVFIPGDVDFIPVNPASRAQDAEFTMDGIRISRPFNEITDVLPDIDFTVRQPSNGAFTVSVRHDVDGALQAIDDFLWLYHLNMAQINIVTHRAGNREVVEELAFFTPEQRELAFEDLGLFQGDQTFLNLKNRLHTIMINAHQIGIGTDDTRMQMRELGIATNLNTGQLTLQAQRRGYFEMNMGELRTALETRWDDVADFFASNSEGAVIPDRGLAFEMNNLINSYVNTGGIIRSRTDNLTRQIAAEQRAIDNFNERLEQQRARWERDFAQAEAAERQMERSMQQMDNMWNNNNNNRR, translated from the coding sequence ATGAGCAACACAATGCCTATCCCCGGTGCGGCAGGCAGCCGCTTTGCCCCGTTAATTGAGGCCCTTTACGAGCAGGAGCTGGTGCGCCGCCGTCCTTTAGAGCAACGGCTGGAAACTTCGCAGCACCGGCAGCAAGCGTGGTTTGAAACTAATCGTAATTTAACTAACTTACGCAGCGGCTTAAGCCGTTTGCAAGGGTTTGAAAGTATCTTTGGCGACCGTATTGTTAATAATGCCAACGAAAATGCCCTATCGGTGATGGTGCGCCGCCACACTACGCCGGCCGAAATAGAATTTGAAGTTTTTCAGCGGGCCGAAGCCGACCGCTTTTATAGTAACGAACTGGAGCTTAATCATCATTTTAATGCCGGTAGTTACACCTTTTTGGTGGGCGAGGCCGAAATAAATGTGGGTTTTGCCGGCGGTAACATTAACGAATTTGTGCAGGCCATTAATGCCGCCGAGCCCGATTTGCTGCGGGCCAGCGTGCTGCGTACCAGCTTAAACCGTAACACTTTATTTTTAGAGAGCCAGCTGGTAGGCCGCGACAATATCCTCGATTTTAGGGGCGATGCCCGCCCGCTGGCCTTTGATATTGGCTTAATTACCGACCGTATAGAGGGCCGCTACCAAGTGGTAAGCGATACCAACGGCGGCCTGCGCGTAGGTAGTGACCTCGATTTAAGCCGTAATTTGCGGCTACAGCAGGGGCGGATTGTTAATGTGGCCCTGAGCGGCGAGGCCCCCAATATGCTGCGCGAGGGCGCTTTTATCGAGCTGGACTATCGGGTTAGGCCGCGTCCGGAGGGTTTTATGCGCACCGCCGGCCAGCCGGATAATCAGGCGCAAGCCGTGCGCGAAGGGCGTTTGGCCCGGCCCGGCGAGGTAGACCGGGTGGTTATCCCCGAAATCAGCGGGCAGGTAACAATTTTTGCCCAAGTTGACGGGCGGCTTTTTGAGCTGGCCGGTTTAAGCGAAAGCAGCGATTTTACCACTATTCAATTAGATTTGGGCCAGCTGGAGGGACGGCTAGAAAATATCATTTTGGCCAACACTAACACCGCCTACGAGGTAGAGACGCAAAATATCAATGTTTTTATTCCCGGCGATGTCGATTTTATCCCGGTTAATCCGGCCAGCCGGGCTCAAGATGCCGAATTTACGATGGACGGTATACGTATCTCTAGGCCATTTAACGAAATAACCGATGTGCTGCCCGATATAGATTTTACTGTAAGGCAGCCTAGTAACGGTGCTTTTACCGTTTCGGTGCGGCACGATGTGGACGGGGCGCTGCAAGCGATTGATGATTTTTTGTGGCTGTATCATTTAAATATGGCGCAGATTAACATTGTAACGCACCGTGCCGGCAACCGCGAGGTGGTGGAGGAGCTGGCTTTTTTTACTCCCGAGCAGCGCGAGCTGGCCTTTGAGGATTTGGGGCTTTTTCAAGGCGACCAAACGTTTTTAAATTTAAAAAATCGCCTGCATACCATTATGATTAACGCCCATCAAATTGGCATTGGCACTGATGACACACGTATGCAAATGCGCGAACTGGGTATTGCCACCAATTTAAACACCGGGCAGCTTACTTTGCAGGCGCAGCGGCGCGGCTACTTCGAGATGAATATGGGCGAGCTGCGGACGGCTCTGGAAACTCGCTGGGACGATGTGGCCGATTTTTTTGCCAGCAACTCGGAGGGGGCGGTCATTCCCGACAGAGGCTTGGCGTTTGAGATGAACAATCTTATTAATAGTTATGTTAATACCGGCGGGATTATCCGCAGTCGTACCGATAATTTAACTCGGCAAATTGCCGCCGAACAGCGGGCCATTGATAACTTTAACGAGCGGCTGGAGCAACAACGGGCACGTTGGGAGCGTGATTTTGCCCAAGCGGAAGCTGCCGAGCGGCAGATGGAACGCTCGATGCAGCAAATGGATAACATGTGGAATAATAACAATAATAATAGGCGTTAA
- the rimM gene encoding ribosome maturation factor RimM (Essential for efficient processing of 16S rRNA) codes for MIAKLLSGKLGSSFGVHGGIKVKSLSGELAHLVKLAGQSVTLKREHEEEFKVVKAELKGQIAVLYFEGINSPEEVKLLTGSELWLTRRQAAALANNEYYVADLIGLKVVFKGEVIAAVVAYSEAAHILLELKLNNGRPAYLPFIAHFVGKVDLNGGTIELLNDDCLFSE; via the coding sequence TTGATAGCTAAACTATTAAGCGGCAAGCTTGGCTCCAGCTTTGGCGTACACGGCGGCATTAAAGTAAAAAGTTTGTCGGGCGAATTAGCGCACCTTGTTAAGTTAGCCGGACAAAGTGTTACTTTAAAAAGAGAACACGAAGAAGAATTTAAAGTGGTTAAAGCCGAACTTAAAGGGCAAATAGCGGTGCTTTACTTTGAGGGTATTAACAGCCCCGAAGAAGTTAAGTTATTAACCGGCAGCGAATTGTGGCTTACGCGCCGGCAAGCTGCCGCTTTGGCGAACAATGAATATTATGTGGCCGATTTAATTGGCTTAAAAGTGGTTTTTAAAGGGGAAGTTATCGCCGCAGTGGTAGCTTACAGCGAAGCCGCCCACATTTTATTGGAGCTAAAACTTAATAACGGCCGCCCGGCTTATTTACCTTTTATTGCCCACTTTGTAGGGAAAGTAGATTTAAACGGCGGTACCATCGAGCTATTAAACGATGACTGTCTGTTTAGCGAGTAA